The Betta splendens chromosome 4, fBetSpl5.4, whole genome shotgun sequence genome contains a region encoding:
- the ifi30b gene encoding LOW QUALITY PROTEIN: gamma-interferon-inducible lysosomal thiol reductase (The sequence of the model RefSeq protein was modified relative to this genomic sequence to represent the inferred CDS: deleted 2 bases in 1 codon; substituted 1 base at 1 genomic stop codon), translating into MKVQKQCMEVKAIRPNQTVPPVSVTLYYXSLCPASRVFMSQQLLPPWMLLQDIMTVTLVPYGNAKELNLAKSPFTCQHGGKLDRGLLFACLLHLTGHLAFCIIYCMEVDVADVLNATEPCCICCLVPPALCWSGIESCVREGLEYGLMHDMKPAHKHMPWISLNGEYTEEKENKAMSSRFHLVCQLYKGEASSLHWSRGQTGQKLLLETTNNTKTSHIQMYQKQR; encoded by the exons ATGAAG gtacagaAGCAGTGCATGGAGGTGAAGGCTATCAGGCCAAACCAGACAGTCCCTCCTGTATCTGTCACTCTGTACTATTAGAGTTTGTGTCCAGCCTCCAGAGTTTTCATgtcccagcagctccttcccccctggatgctgctgcaggacatCATGACTGTCACTCTCGTTCCTTATGGGAATGCTAAG GAGCTAAACTTAGCAAAGTCTCCCTTCACCTGTCAGCACGGAGGGAAACTTGATCGAGGTTTGCTTTTT GCCTGTCTCCTCCATCTTACCGGACACCTAGCATTTTGCATCATCTACTGCATGGAGGTTGATGTTGCAGATGTTCTTAATGCTACAGAAC CTTGTTGTATCTGCTGTTTGGTGCCTCCAGCTCTATGCTGG TCCGGCATTGAGTCCTGTGTGAGAGAAGGTCTGGAATATGGACTCATGCATGACATGAAACCAGCTCACAAGCACATGCCCTGGATCAGCCTCAATGGG GAATAtacagaggagaaggagaacaaaGCCATGTCGTCCCGTTTCCACTTGGTTTGCCAACTCTACAAG GGTGAAGCCTCCAGCCTGCACTGGAGCCGCGGTCAGACTGGACAGAAGCTTCTGCTGGAAACAACAAATAACACGAAAACCAGTCACATACAAATGTACCAGAAGCAGCGTTAA